TCGGGCCGCGCAACATCACCGTGAACGTGGTCGCGCCCGGGTTCGTGGAGACCGAGCTGACCGCCGTGCTGTCCGAGGAACGGCAGGCGGAGCTGGCCGCCTCGGTACCGCTCGGCCGCACCACGTCGGTCGACGAGGTGGCGAAGGTGGTGCGCTGGCTGGCCAGCGACGAGGCGGCGTACATCACCGGTGCTGTGATCCCGGTGGACGGCGGACTGGGAATGGGGCACTGAAGTCATGGGCATTCTGGACGGCAAGCGGATCCTCGTCGCCGGCGTGACGATGGACACCTCGCTGGGTTTCGGGGTCGCGAAGATCGCGCAGGAGCAGGGCGCCGAGGTGGTCATCACCAACTTCGGCCGGGCGCTCTCGATTACCCGCAGGATCGCCAAGCGGCTGCCAACCGAGCCTTCCGTGCTCGAGCTCGACGTGTCCGACGAGGGCCACCTGGAGTCGCTGGCCGAGCGGCTGGGGGAGCACGTCGACGGGCTCGACGGCGTCATGCACTCGATCGCGTACGCCCCGCCGTCGTGCCTCGGCGCCGGTTTCCTCGACGCGCCGTGGTCGGACGTCGCGGTGGCGGTGCAGGTGTCGGCGTACTCGCTGAAGGCACTGACCAAGGCGACCCTGCCGCTGCTGCGCGAGGGCAGCTCGGTCGTCGGGCTCACCTTCGACGCGAGCCAGGCCTGGCCGGCGTACGACTGGATGGGCGTCGCGAAGGCTGGTCTGGAGTCCACCGCCAGGTACCTCGCGCGCGACCTCGGGCCGCGCGGCGTCCGGGTGAACCTGGTGTCCGCCGGACCGACCCGCACGCTGGCCGCGAAGAGCATCCCTGGTTTCGACGCGCTCGAGCAGGACTGGGGCAACCACGCGCCGCTGGGGTGGGACAACACCGACACCGAGCCGACCGCGCGCGCCTGCGTCGCGCTGCTTTCCGACTTCTTCCCGAAGACCACAGGCGAGATCGTGCACGTCGACGGCGGCTACCACGCCATGGGCGCCTAGCGCGCGACGGCTTCGACCAGCTCCTCCAGTGCGGTGGCGACGTCCGCCGGCTCGGTCAGCACGGCGAGATGGTGTGCGCTGCGGCGTACCACCGGCCGTTGCGTTCCGCGCGCTGCGCCGTGTCGGCGTACGCGTCGCTGAGCTGCAGGTAGCCGCCGGGCGGTGGCGCCGCGCCTGCCGGCGCGGGGGTGGGTTCCTCGAAGTAGGCCAGCGGCAGCCCGGGCAGCTCCGCGCAGAAGCGCGTACGCAGCTGCGGGTCGGGCAGCAGCTCCTCGACGGTGCCTGGCGGGAACCACTCGTGCCACGGCGGCAGTCGCCCGTCGCGGGCGAGGCCGAGCAGCTGCCCCCTGATCTCGTCCGGCAGGGTGTCGAACAAGCTGGCGCCCGGCTGCGGTAGCAGGGCGTCGACGTAGACCGCGGCGGTGACCGTCGCCGGTGTCGCGTCGGCAACCGCGGGCAACAGGGCGCCGGCGCCGCTGTGCCCGACGAGCACGACCCCCTCGCCGCCGGCGTCCGCGATGGCGTCCGCGACGGTCGCCGCCAGTCGCGGGTAGTAAGGCCCGGTGCCGTCGAGCGCTGCGGCGAGCGAGGGTACGGCCACTTCGTGGCCGCGTGCACGCAGCTCCGCGGCGACCGGCTGCCAGGTAGCTGGCCCGACGGGCGGGGCCGTGCACGAGCGCGAGCATGCGCGCCTTCAGGTGCAGTGCCCGTCCAGGCAGATCTGGTCGGGCGGGCAGTCAGCGTCGAGGCCGCAGTCCGACTCCGGACCCGACCGCGTCGAGGTGCGCTGAGCCAGGCGCGCGGCGAGCCGGTCGACGAGGTCGTTACCCGGGCTCGCGTGGCCGGACTCCACCGGTGTCGTCATGGCACAACTGTGCACCTAGGGGACCGGAGAGTCAACGTAAGCCCTGGCCAGTGGGGTTGCTGCGGGCCCTCGGCTTGGTGAAGCCGCTGCGCGACCGGCCGGAGATGCCGGCGTCGAGCACGGCGTCGCTGTCGATGAGCGCGGTGATCAGCCAGGTGCGGATCGCCGTGACGTGCTCGGCGGCGGCGCGACGGGCGGCCTCCGGGTCGTGCCTGGCGATGGCCTCGACGATCCGCCTGTGGTCGGTGTTGTCCGGCAGGTTGGTGGTGTCCAGCTTGCGTGCGATGACGAACGCCTGGTGCAGCTTGAGATGCAGGTCGGCGAGGAGCAGGTCGAGCTCGCGGTTGTTGCCTAGTGCGGTGAGCCGCCGGTGGAAGCGGTAGTGGGCGAGGATCTCGTCGGAGTTCGCCCAGGTATGTCCGGTCGAGTCGACGGCGAACGCGGCGAGCTTCTCGACCTCGCCCGGATACCGCTGGCTGCCGATGGCCGCCTTCGCCGCCGCCATCGGCTCGAGCACGGCCTGCAGGTCGAGCAGGTCCCTGGTCTCCCGCACGGTGACCGAGCGGATCCGGTAGCCGGACCGCGGTGTCGCTGTGATCCAGCCCTGCCGGCGGAGTACGGCAAGCGCCTCGCGTACCGGCGTCTTGCTCATGCCGAGCAGCTCGGTCAGGTCGCCCTCCGAGACCCAGGCGCCGGGCGCGAGCTCACCGGTCACGATGCGCCGTTTCAAGGCGCCGATCGCCTCGTCGCTCAACAAGGCGGGCGTCTCCGGTTGCCGCGCGTAGTTCACCCGACGCTCCTTCGGGCTCGATGGGGCCGCCGTGATATGACCAGCGACAGGATTGATGGTGCCACCATTGCCTCGGTCGGCGCCAATGCGCAAGGGTGCGGCCATGGTTCCACTGGTCTCGCGCGACGACTACCTCGCGCTGCTGCAGTCCGGTGGTTCGCTGCTGGCTCAGCTGGAGGCACCATGGTGTGGTGACT
The DNA window shown above is from Streptosporangiales bacterium and carries:
- the fabI gene encoding enoyl-ACP reductase FabI; this encodes MGILDGKRILVAGVTMDTSLGFGVAKIAQEQGAEVVITNFGRALSITRRIAKRLPTEPSVLELDVSDEGHLESLAERLGEHVDGLDGVMHSIAYAPPSCLGAGFLDAPWSDVAVAVQVSAYSLKALTKATLPLLREGSSVVGLTFDASQAWPAYDWMGVAKAGLESTARYLARDLGPRGVRVNLVSAGPTRTLAAKSIPGFDALEQDWGNHAPLGWDNTDTEPTARACVALLSDFFPKTTGEIVHVDGGYHAMGA
- a CDS encoding FCD domain-containing protein — encoded protein: MAAPLRIGADRGNGGTINPVAGHITAAPSSPKERRVNYARQPETPALLSDEAIGALKRRIVTGELAPGAWVSEGDLTELLGMSKTPVREALAVLRRQGWITATPRSGYRIRSVTVRETRDLLDLQAVLEPMAAAKAAIGSQRYPGEVEKLAAFAVDSTGHTWANSDEILAHYRFHRRLTALGNNRELDLLLADLHLKLHQAFVIARKLDTTNLPDNTDHRRIVEAIARHDPEAARRAAAEHVTAIRTWLITALIDSDAVLDAGISGRSRSGFTKPRARSNPTGQGLR